TCTGCTTTAGCTCTCCTCGCGGCTTCCAGCTCATCTCGTCTTCTGACTTCCTCTTCTGCTTTCCTCTTCTCCTAAAAAAGATAAAGAATATTGTGagtgtacattattatttttaaaaatccgCTTATACACACGacaaaaaaaacgtacacgataaaacggaacagtaaaacggagacatgtgtgaaccggccgttaATGTGTTAAGTAACTTGGCTTTGAACAAAAGCTATTTTGAAAATGATTATCTCAACATAAAGCTgagataaataattatattacataATGGAATTAAAAATACTCATAAATACCTCTTCTCTCCTTTTCCTTTCGGCTTCAACTCGTTTCTTCTCTTCTTGTTCTTCTTTCATCCAAAACTGATCTCTTTCTTTAGAATTTATTTCTTGAACTACAACAAAGAATACACATTTTAAAATCAATCTTAAAATCCCATACCtacagcacagaataataataagtactacgtacagaagtttttcttcgcgaaggtattcaaaaaaaattatgctcaatgtcatcaacaatatggtgtaatttagcttgtcttaagagtcgagcaccgttttgttgacatacgtcagtgatcggtactgtcttgatgccatagggctgactgctacaagaagctactgtgtcgccatctagcgcaccacacttgcattcactgctcttcgcggcaacgcgcagctacatgcggccgccagttatatagtgtaagagctagcacctaaatattttataacacacataactgtgacaatttatttcaagtgggcgaagccaaaaagctagtaagaaataaaaattcaattcagtaggtatttcaaaccaaattttattacataaacaaacattatactaatttcattatgggcccttagtatgtgaaaactgcaattgacgatatttcgcactgttttcaatattatgtattacagaacgtatgtgtgatgggatgatattttcgaaaacacgattagaaaaaaaatttctcgaaaaaaacatttacctctggatttttttataaaagtttaatatgaccgtgttttacaataaaattcctataaaatcacaaaggtatcatgtttgcctctttgatttcctggctgttttagatttcaaaaacctaaatatattaatttattaactttctgataaaaatgtgaatggctcttacgatgtcccccccttaaatcaaaatgtctttatttggtctatatgcccatcatcactacgtaataattataaaaaaaagtcgctttcctgtctgtctgtccctatttatgcttagatctttaaaactatgcaacagattttgatacggtatttagggttccgtagccaaatggcaaaaacggaacccttatagattcgtcatatagtctgtctgaatatagaacgtttttgtgcactttttaaaatgagttaaccaagtatatggctattagacttgcacacgtccgtccgttttttgtaggattagctaatataattaagtaacatttattttttgcattcggctcttggtctaacccaaacgaaacacgaacaactaatgaactaacaatgaacaaagttgataaattagtaatatgtaaataatgaatttgttttatgagctgtcccggcgtacccgcaaattaatataaagttgtttaagtgatttataaaatcgcaatattaatttttgaaagtagggtcattgtgctggttttctatctaacttcggttttcgtccatttcactgagctgccataaacacatgcgtaaaatttgaatacaaagtattgtattcacagaaggcagtagccatcccgcgctagttttgttgcaatctataatgcctaagcaacagttctacctaaatgaaaatgtaatttaaaaagtagtgagttccaaaaaattacgtaaatgcgcggccatacaccggtcaccggtacattgcagaaatcatcgcgctagaaaaaaaacgtgctgacaggaaaagtttttggcacgtatgtctaattgatagcattataaacacaattttaagtgtttattaaacttcttcatacaaaattaaatcttagatgactaagggtcatttttttaaagcaaagctcaggtcatatagcaggcaaatcaactcggaaagggatcaacaacgtatcgccttttgtggcatggaggtaatagtggagaggaaatatagatctatacaaaaattcgacaaattaatgacaaacagctgtttatctctttctaacttacccctggtgatgtataaaaaaaagaaatagataatgtttggtcagtactcattctggcaacattttcatgtgacgtcactaactccctgacttgtgccgagtaggtacctacatacaagatttaagaaaacaacatatttataggcaatcagctgacaactacacgcacacacacacacacacaaatacctgtcagctgattgcctatattgcggccatgttgttttcttaaatcgtgtatgtatttataatgcgtgtaaatgtgtgcgtaatgtaccgagtacgtttattttaaagttacgccaagtccatgagacattgatatacgtcagtgttttgcgagctgtcattgcccttcgcgcactgtcatcggcgaggcaaggcgtttacgttacggtgcggattgtgtgtgcgttgcagtatggattttagttgactgcctttatgagcactcgaacgacataaaataatatgatacatttatgtaagggtattttaagatcacaaagttggcaactccgatagttggacgaaaaccagcgcaaagaccctatcctgtttgacacctataataattgacaatagctggctcggcgaacttcggcaaactaatgtgtgacgtgaagtgccaaatcgcggaaaatgtcggaagaaatacatgaatttgcatgaattatcatgaataacaataaccacttatttacctctcagtgtcttcaggcaacttaaaaaaagtacattgtgtgtttttattattatttaggcagttaaatactgcacagtattttttacacagtatttttttatttttttccataatacaagagtacgcgtgcgtgtgcatagataagaataagtactacgtatagATAGCCGTCTCAAGGTTTTGATAGAAAGAGGCGCCATCTAGTTCTCAAGCTCCGTACTCGCTTCTGCTTGTAACACGGTGCTTTCGTCGTTCATGGTTCGTATCCAGGTATTAttccaaatattattttgaggcgcagttttattttggtagatttttttccaaaacaatGCAACAGTGcattaatttggaaaaaaaaatctaccaaaataaaactgcacATAACCAATTGCTAAACAaggtaaaagaaataaaaaacaaatatgtaaatcatttaaaacttttatttttacttttatgtgaTACAAAATATCTGTGCGCTAACATTTTCATAGgacaattttcatcaaaaactatatttttaccatttaatatattatttatttctttacaccAGTCATTTATCATCAAGGAAATTCCTTTACATATTATAAGTTCTTTAACTTTTTCTTTATGACTTTCGCATGTCACAAAATTTAATGTTACAAGAGAAGTGGTTACCAATTTTATATATTCGGATATTTGATCCGATTCACACTGTgttgataaaattaacaatgtGATTTCTTCTATATGCAATAGGCATTCCAGCAAATGTTTATTGGGATAGTGAAGATTGCAtttttctgaatattttttcatagttataaattttgaatagatttcttCACCATCCCCTTCTAAATCACTTTTACACATTTCACAATaaccaatatttttataaattgttttaataacccaACCACTACAATAAGCAGCTGCTGCGCATTTTTCGATGTTTAACGGATTTTggctttttattaaattatcaatgttGGTTAGATCCATGTTTATGtgatcaaaatttattattatatttttaggtaagGGCCTAACaatgttttcataaaaaaggtatttGAGATTTTGTAAACAATAGCCATCATCACTTTCGCAATTAGCCCCAATTGATTTAGGCGAcaccatattatttattaaaagcgcTTTATAAGAAGCCTCAAATGCCGGCACTGTAGGCATTATATTTCGATGCCCATGAGCCCTTATTGCACCAAAAAAATTTTCTAAAGGGTCTTGATTGAAATTGCGCAGCAGTAAAGATTTGAGCCCAatggaatgtaatttttttgttatttgctgGAATGCTTCTATAGTTTTAATCCAACTTCTTAAAGATGGAACCACCCCTGAGCGTGCTCCACCAACAAATTGCATGGATTTTAATATTGGTAGACTTTTATACCACAACTTATGATGTGGTGACTTTGGCGAGACCGCAGATCGGTAAACTTTACCCTTTTCAATTCTGTTGTAACTACCGTTTACGGAATCGAACAAATTgtcgaaaaataataaaatttctgCAGTATCTTGAGCTTCTTTTGGGATTCTGCCAGTTCCTATAAAcaaacacattatatagttacatacaagtataaaatatatttacatacttgttttaaataaaattattataaggtAGTCCAGATAGTGTCGTGcaccaaattaattttaatttattaattcgttaatcaaattaattgtaGTCAAGTCCAATGTATTCAAtgcatttttgtaaaattaaatccttatgttaaagtcagttaaaaacgAATCTAGACATTATGAAATCATGGAATATTTCCAAGCAGATGACATGAAACTCTTGCAGTAGAAActaagttataaattataatattcgtGACTATGATGACTGGCATAAAAggcaagtacaaataaatgtttacctGCTGTAAATCCCATGGCAACGCTGACAGTTTTACTAAAAAGTTCCGTGCAGTATTTAACCTTCATTTTAGGTATTAAATTAGGAATTACATGGCGCGCGGTAAGTTTAGGAATTAAGCGCATGCCTTTATAGCTTGGGCCCTTTTTGTATAGAGCTTCTAAATGGGCCCATTTTGCCGTGCGCTTTTTCCCATTCAGAGTAAATTCCAAATTTTTTGTAATCAGATTTATTCTTATTCCTTTTAAAAGATGAGGGGGGTCGTATAGTGGGTAAATTTTGTGTTCGTTGATTTCAAAAAACCCCCCTTTAAATTCTTGATTCTGCCTTATATAATGACCTTTGGTGTCATTTATTAGTGAATTTATGGCAGCCATATTAGTGGATCCCTGGTCGCACGTTGTCGAAATGACTTTGAGTCCGGTTGCTAAAACGTTTTCAATTACTGTTTTTAATTGCCTTTTGAGCTTCTCCGTTTTTGTGGATCCAGTACAAAAGCTATAAGCGACAGGctgcttaaattttttgaaTACTCCTCTGACCATAAATACCAACACGTGATCAGCAAATTTTCTTTCGCGTTCGAATCCGTCGTCCTcaaaaccttttattttatcGGTATGTTTATCAAATGCAACATGGGCAGCAATGGCCATTTCGTCAAATATTATAGAGCAATATCTATGCTTACTAGGCATTTTTTCTACccttttctttaaattattaaagataATATCATTTATCCCAGGCATTAAATATGTTTTCGTCATTAATTTGTTCAAGGTAGTTTTTTTCGGCAGAACACATATTTGGCTCAGCAAGCGATATGCCTTTGGACTAGGTTTATATAATGATAATGCCAATATCTTTTCATCTAATGTGAAACGATGTCCTTTGGGGTGTTTTGTAGATTGTCTTATTTGCatatcaaaaaatgtttttgctgCTGGTGACAAGTCTTTTGTAACATATTGATAAGCTTTGGAACGGGTCAATTTCTTGGCTAtttgtaacttttgtattaatcccgcttttgcttttttgcatcgtCTGAGTTCCGCTTGTGTTTTGGCGACTGCTTTATATAGATCTTGTTCAAATTGGTTCTTGAACATATGgcctaaaattaagaaatggtAAGAGTTAGTTTAATATAAccacattattatgtataaaaaaaaaaaaatattttccttacTTCTAATAACACCACTGTGAGTCCTTGTGCTtggctgcttgcttgctgcttgctggtcatccattgtcatgggcggaggccttttagaagttggttgtggtgcacctgaaaagaaacacattttataatttacttcattcTGGTTCAAATGAGCATGGTATCTTGAAAGATAATAAGAACCTCTTCTTCTCTAATTAATTCTGGTgctcaaattcacaaaatttcatacaaataatccgGCCAGATATTTGATTATGAGATTAGAGttatgcaataaagattttgaatttgagttTAACTAAGATTAAAACAAAGAGGCAAGATACGGCTTATGCGTCTCGTAAATGTCGAGTTCGAATGGCGTCCCAGGATggcatttttgacaggtaacaatcggCCTTACCTACACATTACACGCACGGAGAgcctttttgtaatgtttttacccgactgcgccagaagtatggttatgttttttttaaataagctcaTACatgtgtcgtctaaaatcatccatAAGAGTTTATCCCGGCTCAGCGGCTGGGCAtcagttttcatttataaaataaaacaaaacttacttcTAGTAACACCAGTGTAAATCATAGTGCTTGTGCTTGGCTGCTGGTCATCCATTGTCATGGGCTGAGGCCTTTTAGAAGTTGGTTGTGGTGCACCtgaaaagaaatacattttataatttactccCTTCTGGTTCAAATGAGCATGGTATTTTGAAAGATTATAATAACCTCTTAAGACCTGATTCTGGTgctcaaattcacaaaatttcatacaaataaaccgGCCAGATATTGAGATTATGGGATTAGAATtacgcaataaatatttttaatttgaatttgagtttTACCCAAGATTAAAACAAAGAGGTAAGATACGGCTTATGCTTCTTGTAAATGTGAAACTCGAATGGCGTCCCAGGATGccatttttgacaggtaacaatcggtgttttagatgacctaaactgaactggcccaccaaactcattgacagggggacgccaccatcgttcaactttatagtttcctgctgcttttacactgcgcggaaattagaaAAGTCAAGTTAATGTGAACACACACCAAACAGCGGGGTGGGGatgaaaatcatttatttttcatcCCCACCTCACTGTTCGGTGTGTGTTCACATTGACTTGACTAATTTCCGCGTAGTGTAAAAGCATCATCCAGCATGGAAAAAGTCGGAACCAgctatccggtattgacggtggcgccccgctgtcaatgtcacggataggacagttAAGTATATTGGGTCTATACCTACGCATTACACGCACGGAGAgcctttttgtaatgtttttacccgactacgccagaaggagggttatgtttttttttaaataataataactcataCATGTGTCGTCTAAAATGAGTTTATCacgacgcgcatcctagcccggctgggcatcagttttcatttataaaataaaacaaaacttacttcTAGTAACACCAGTGTAAGTCATAGTGCTCGTGCTTGGCTGCTGGTCATCCATTGTCATGGGCTGAGGCCTTTTAGAAGTTGGTTGTGGTGcacctgaaaagaaataaatttta
The DNA window shown above is from Ostrinia nubilalis chromosome 13, ilOstNubi1.1, whole genome shotgun sequence and carries:
- the LOC135077445 gene encoding uncharacterized protein LOC135077445 isoform X2 is translated as MPQKICCVSSCKSSLQNGAILHSFPNPLKELEKFRTWVKNAGIDGEDDKHIFANRRICHLHFNKIYHYPKNRLSKLAIPTLHLPDVPSSYTAEPMDVCEQQPPTYKEIYCGPNTSAPQPTSKRPQPMTMDDQQPSTSTMTYTGVTRSAPQPTSKRPQPMTMDDQQPSTSTMIYTGVTRSAPQPTSKRPPPMTMDDQQAASKQPSTRTHSGVIRSHMFKNQFEQDLYKAVAKTQAELRRCKKAKAGLIQKLQIAKKLTRSKAYQYVTKDLSPAAKTFFDMQIRQSTKHPKGHRFTLDEKILALSLYKPSPKAYRLLSQICVLPKKTTLNKLMTKTYLMPGINDIIFNNLKKRVEKMPSKHRYCSIIFDEMAIAAHVAFDKHTDKIKGFEDDGFERERKFADHVLVFMVRGVFKKFKQPVAYSFCTGSTKTEKLKRQLKTVIENVLATGLKVISTTCDQGSTNMAAINSLINDTKGHYIRQNQEFKGGFFEINEHKIYPLYDPPHLLKGIRINLITKNLEFTLNGKKRTAKWAHLEALYKKGPSYKGMRLIPKLTARHVIPNLIPKMKVKYCTELFSKTVSVAMGFTAGKHLFVLAFYASHHSHEYYNL
- the LOC135077445 gene encoding uncharacterized protein LOC135077445 isoform X1, producing the protein MPQKICCVSSCKSSLQNGAILHSFPNPLKELEKFRTWVKNAGIDGEDDKHIFANRRICHLHFNKIYHYPKNRLSKLAIPTLHLPDVPSSYTAEPMDVCEQQPPTYKEIYCGPNTSAPQPTSKRPQPMTMDDQQPSTSTMTYTGVTRSAPQPTSKRPQPMTMDDQQPSTSTMIYTGVTRSAPQPTSKRPPPMTMDDQQAASKQPSTRTHSGVIRSHMFKNQFEQDLYKAVAKTQAELRRCKKAKAGLIQKLQIAKKLTRSKAYQYVTKDLSPAAKTFFDMQIRQSTKHPKGHRFTLDEKILALSLYKPSPKAYRLLSQICVLPKKTTLNKLMTKTYLMPGINDIIFNNLKKRVEKMPSKHRYCSIIFDEMAIAAHVAFDKHTDKIKGFEDDGFERERKFADHVLVFMVRGVFKKFKQPVAYSFCTGSTKTEKLKRQLKTVIENVLATGLKVISTTCDQGSTNMAAINSLINDTKGHYIRQNQEFKGGFFEINEHKIYPLYDPPHLLKGIRINLITKNLEFTLNGKKRTAKWAHLEALYKKGPSYKGMRLIPKLTARHVIPNLIPKMKVKYCTELFSKTVSVAMGFTAGTGRIPKEAQDTAEILLFFDNLFDSVNGSYNRIEKGKVYRSAVSPKSPHHKLWYKSLPILKSMQFVGGARSGVVPSLRSWIKTIEAFQQITKKLHSIGLKSLLLRNFNQDPLENFFGAIRAHGHRNIMPTVPAFEASYKALLINNMVSPKSIGANCESDDGYCLQNLKYLFYENIVRPLPKNIIINFDHINMDLTNIDNLIKSQNPLNIEKCAAAAYCSGWVIKTIYKNIGYCEMCKSDLEGDGEEIYSKFITMKKYSEKCNLHYPNKHLLECLLHIEEITLLILSTQCESDQISEYIKLVTTSLVTLNFVTCESHKEKVKELIICKGISLMINDWCKEINNILNGKNIVFDENCPMKMLAHRYFVSHKSKNKSFK